CTGTGaactaaaaatttgtttttagagaatgaagaaatgtatgagagaagaataaataaaaagaaaaaaaaaaggaaatgggccAATGTCATAAtcatacaatgaaaatgaaaaataaaccttAGGATATATGGCAGAAAGAGACATTGAGGAATCTTATCTTTGGGTCATTCATATTCTGTGTTGTTGACTTCAGAGCTATTTTTCTCAGATCCAATTTACAGACCAGATTTGCAGTGGCAACTACTTGAACAAACAAGTCAATGAAAAAATTATAACAGCATAAATAATTTcaacaactttctttttttttaatttttttttcaagacagggtttctctgtggctttggaggctgtcctggaactagctcttgtagaccaggctggtctcgaactcatagggatccacctgcctctgcctcctgaatgctgggactaaaggcttgcacaACCACCATGCTGCTCAGCATCAACTTCTTAATGTAGGCTTTGCCTTTGCAACTTGCTAGGGGGAGAATTCTCAGTGTGAAATGTAAAGTTAACATGGTCCCTAGTAACAGTAAACCTCAATGTGCTAACATTTCATGActgaagttaaaatttaaaacataaaaacactgccttaaaatagaaaaccaaaaatCCAAAGGAATTTACAAATTAATCtcaattttatattctttgtgtttacCCAGCTCTAAGTACTACTAGAAACAACTTCAGCACTCTAGTATAAACAACACAAGCCTTTAAGAATGTGTGTTAGCCTTGAACTTCCTCTTAGGGGACCAAGAATTGGTGCTTCCTTATATAATAGCCAGACTGCCTTTAGTTATAAActggtggtggtatatgcctttgatcccagcactcagaagggcaaagtcaggcagatctctgtgagttcaagaccagcctgatctacagagctaattccagaacagccagggctacacaaaggaaTCCTGTcttgaagcacacacacaccaacaccaacTGAAAAGCAGGGAAATCTGAAATTGTCCTCCCTATACCATTGTTCTGAAATTAGCTGTCATGTTCAGAAACATAAACTCTAACCTAGAACCATTCCCCACTTTAAAAGCAAGCACACTTACTGTAGTTGAGGCACAATTCAAGAACACACTAAAATAGGATTCATTGGTCTCATGGATGCCACAGGCAAGGCATCTGAAGTTGGTTTTCCTGGAGGGGGCTGGTTGGAGTCAGCACCATCAGGGCACAGATGTGAAGGGGAGTCAGGTGAACTGCTGCTATTCAAGCTCAGCCCACTGCCCTCCCCACCTGGCAACTGCAAACTGACTTTGCTGATCTTGAATTTTTCAACTTTGTTTAGTTTCATACTTGATTCCAATGACAGTCTGGTCTTTATTTTCTTGGGTAAGTTCATCTGGTAAGAAGCTTGGATCCACAGATAAAAAGCCACTGAATGTTTCTTTGGCACTCCTAAAATGTGAATTAAATGCAGTCTCTGTTTTGGATGGATTAGGTGGGTGTACATGTAAAGGCCCCCCAGAGTTACAGTTGAGACACAGCTGGAGCATGGTCATCGTAGGCagtttgcaaaacaaaaacaacaacaaaaaaaactatggCAGGAAGGCAAAGGGCTCTGCCTCAAAGGTGGTTCAAGATTCCTTAAATTCACACCATGCCTCCTACAAAGTACCACCAAGATTCTACTACAGAGTTACAACATGCTTCAAAGTAGATCTTAGAGTATATCTCCCCATCCCTACCCCcatcagagagggtaaggtctcccatgggggatcatcaaagtctgtcacatcatttggggcaggacctaggctccccccccccccccccccgtatctaggctgagagagtatccctccatagagaatgcaCTCCAAAAGTCCActtgtgcaccagggataaatactggttccactgccagaggccccatagacttcccaggcttcctaattgacacccacattcaggaggcctagttcagtcctatgctggttccctagctataagtctggggtctgtgagtgAAGAGAGATCAGTCTgcagtccataaggctaaggtttctttattcagataacaccagacaagcgcaagccaaagcgggccaggggcagcaaggcagccaggccagagagaagggagaagggaaaagagggtCTCCACGTATGCCCGGTCCCTTAAGAACCATTCCTGAGTCACCTTAGACTTTCCCTCACTACGCCCTCATGGGCgcgtcccggcacacctgtccgggctactaggaggcggggctacagtgtctccctacaagtgAGCTCCaacttgcttaggtcagctgtttctgtgggtttccccagcatggtcttgacccttttgctcatcactcctccctctctacaattggattccaggagttcagcagccagtgttcttaaccattgagccatttctccagcccagcaaTAGAGTTTTACCAACTGACTCTGGTGGGCAAGAGGAATGGCAAGAGGCTGTATTGTTTGGGGAACCTCTTTGGCCTCCCTGATCAACAACTACTTATCTCACCGATGGCACTGGTGGGATTTTGTTTAGTGACCCATTGCTTCAAAGACTGGCTCTTGGAGGTGCAGGCAGGTACCACCACATCTAGCtatcccatggcctctgcaacagctcctgccttcaggttcctgccctgactcccttaGATGATGGACCacaaactgtaagatgaaataaacctcaagctgattttggtcatggagttttatcacagtgctagaaaccctaagacagattgTCTAGTGAGTCCCCAAGTAGAGATGCTAAGGGGCAGCGTGGTATTTGGGAGGGGAGTCTAGCCTGCAGCTATCAGGAAGTCACCTGTATCCAAATGAATTTCAGTACAGTACAGTACTGATGTACAGTAACTGGACAAAATCACCCCACATGCCTGTGTCAGCAGTAAGTTGTAGAAATGGACAGATGTGGTGGCAGAGGCCAGCACTCCAGATACTGAGGGCAGAAGACAGCTTATTCCAAGCTAGACCGTGAAATGAGAAAcagcaaaggagatgaagaatCATCAGCTAGAAAACAGACAACAAAGTCTAAAGCCATTTCAAAGAGCAAGTGTCAAAGGCTTCAGGCAGAATTACACACGGACCAGAATCTGTGCTCAAGTCATTAATGACCCTGGGAAGAACAAATCTGCTGGGgtaattttattttgggggtttttgtttttgttttgtttgagacaaagtttctctgtatagtcctggctatcctgaaactcactctacagagcaggctggctttgaactcagagatccacctacctctgcctcccaagagcatgtttttttgttttttgagatagggtctcatatagccttgGACTCATCATATGCCTAGATGACTTTGAAAtactcatcttcctgcctctaactGCAGAGTACTGGGGTTCCAGTTGTGCATCACCACTGTAGGGCTTTGTACTAAGCAAGCATTTTACACCCTAAGCTCCGTTCTCAGATGCAGAAGAGATTTTAATAGAGGATTCAGAAAGAAACTGGAGACTCTTTTAAGTTGAGCTGTGAAGTACAGTTGTCCTGTCAACTCACTCGCACTCAGTGACACCTGCTGGATGGCTGTTTAGCAATAAGGACATAGCTCAGAACTGCCTAAGTCAAGCAACTGTATAATGGTACTCCATAgagttctttaaaaacaaaaagtaaaatcaaaccATATTTTTTCTGCCAGGAGGCAAGACCTACTTTACATCCATGGGTAGGAATATGGGCTGTGTTTGGAGCAGTTTTTCAACTATGATACCAATGATATTTTTGCATAGAGCTTTGTTTGTAGAGCTTTGCTATACTCAAGTCctctgccagtgctcttaaccaatgagccatctctccagcccttccttggCTTCTCTTTAGTAGCATCTTCATTTTGTCTTCCTAGGACAAAATCAGACCTGTTTGAGAACCTCTGGTTTGTGGTGGCAGGACAGAAATGCTAGAAGGTATTCAGCATGATGGTGGGAGCTTGGTAAATGTGTTCTCCTTGCTTCTACTTTAAAGAACCAAGGTGTGGTTAGAGTGAGAATGACCCCCACAAGATCACATACTTGAATGCTTGATCCCCCgttggtgggactgtttgggGAAGATTGGGagatgtgtcactaggggtgggctctGAAGTTACAAAAGTCCACactattcccagttagctctctctctgcctctaagttgtagatcaggatgtaagctcttagctagtGGTGACTGCCGTGACAGCCACGGACTTTATTACCTTTGGGAACAGAGaacaccaattaaatgctttcttttggtcacagtgtactgtctcttgacagcaatagcGTAACTTAACTTAGCAAAATAGTTCAAAATGttgaaatatatacaatatataaaaaatagTTGAGAGGCAACTAAGAGACAAAGGTGACGTGTACAGGGAGAGATATGTTGGGGATCTGAGGATCAGGAGATCCGGAAGTTATCAAGGACAGCGAGTGGGAGGGTTAAGAAGATAATGAGGGAGATGCAGGAAGGACTGACTGCCTTCAGTTGCATTGTTATCAGGGGGCTGCAGCAGCCAGCACGGCTCTCTCACTTGCACTTTTGGCTGCACAGACGTAGGTATAAAGCAGGTGATGTGTGTAGAAGTAGAATGGCGGCTAGGGATGCAGCTCCATCCAGAGGTTCAGTCCCTAATACTGTATAAATTGGGTGTGGTAAGGTACACCTGTAACCCAacgcttgggaggcagacataGATGAGGTCATCCTATGCTAgtttgttcaaggccagcctgagcttgatgagatcctgtttttttttttttgttgttgttgtttgtttgttttgtttttaaaataaaaatggcaaaggCAGACAAAGCATCTGCAGCAAGGTGTTTATTATTGGAATTTAACTGAGGATAGCAAACAATGTAGAAAGGAAGTAAGATCAAAGGGTTTCAGGTCCTGGAAAAGGGATGGATTCCACATAATAACCTGAAGAGCCAGATTGTGGCAGAAGAACGGGATGAGACTGAGTTATGGAACAGTGCGTTGCAAGAGGTGGGgcgtggcggtgcacacctttctcccagcactcagaaggcaggggcaggtggatctccgtgagattggggccagtctagtctacacatCAAACTCCaaaccaggcagggctacatagagaggccctgtctcaaagagacagaggagggaaagaaagaagagatgctGCACCACCTCCATGCCCAGCGGTACATGGATGTGAAAGACTCACCACCAGGCGTTAAGAGAAGCAGTCTTTCCGAAAAACTAGGTCTCAGCGCAACGCTGTGAAGACAACATTTGAAAAAGAGGGTGAggatatatggattttacaaatGGCTGATAAGTTTCAGGAGTTTGGAagtgggacaaaaaaaaaaaaaaaaaaaaaaagatggcaaagCACCTGGCTGCCAGAGGCTAAAGAGGAGCTTGGTAGTTCAGGACCTCTTGTGGCACTATATATGGCATGATATCTACAGTTCTGATGCTTGTATTGGTGCTGAGGTGTTGTACATCTCGGGTGCCTCCCAGATACTGGCCAGTGAAGTGTTTGAAGGAGTACATTAAATGAAGTTTAGGAAGGACAGGAGTTTTAGTAAAGTTATGAATTGGATCTATTTCCAGGTCTTTTTAAGGGATATCCTGAATACCCCTTCAATGAATGTGAACACAGTTTGTTAAGTGTAGAGGCCTCGGCACAGGACATGACACTAAAACACTATTAGTTAGGAGACTATTGTTAAAGGGATAGAAGGACAGCACCCACGACTTTCTCCAAGTGGCAATCGTCAAAACTATCTGCACCATCAACCAAGTGCTACTCTGACCCTCACCAGCTTGTCCACTGACCTCACCAGTAAGAATTTACCCAGCACTCACTCTGTTATTGGTCCTAAAAAACACAATCCAGTTGTCAACGTACAAAAACAATCTCTTTATTTCAGAGTCATCTTGGGGTTCCACAGGAACCCTAAGCCTTGTGTGGGGTCCATACACTAGCCAGAGAGGAGAAGAGTCCATAGTATCACCAAGATTCACTCCCACATCAGCACTCCACTTGGCAAGCTATTCTGGTCCTGTTAGTGTTGTTAGTCCCTCCACGTCACTTCTACTTCATCTGTCCTGTACCTGTGGAAAGCAGGAAAAACCCTGTGACTACCTGTTTGcgccattttttgttgttttgtttttgagacagcatctgtagcccaggcttatctcaaaataaaaatcctcCTGCCCTGGCCCCCacatattgggattacaggtacatgccACCAAACCCATCACCTACAGCTTTATCTGTTCTTTGACTTTTCTACCTGTTAATTTCTACCTGTCTCCTGTACCTACTATCTACTTTCTCAAAGGAGGATGTCACTCACCTCTGTGTAATTCCAGACTCTCTGAGAGGGGTCCTATGTCCAGCTTGAAACATCTCCCAACCTGCTTGGGCTATCATGGCTCCATTGTCAATGCAGAATCTGGGGAAGAAGCAGTAACAAGACTTGTGGCCTAAACATAGAAAAACCGTAATGATGGGAACAGAAGAACTCAAGACAAAGAGAAGGACTTCACCTCTCATCTGTGGCAAAGAGCTGGGCTCCCCGCTCCTGGCACATTGCTGCCATCATCTCCTGCAGTCTCACGTTACCTATGAAGACACAGGAACCACAGATAACTTAGATTTGGCCATTTTGCTATCAAACCAGTTGTGCTCCCAGGACAGTTTACCAGAAGACTAGGGAAGAGGGTTGTGAAACAGTTAAAGAGATGAAACAGGTAACCCTCCAAACTCTGGTAATGTAGCGTTTCAGGAAAATGACTCTCAGGACTAGGAGGAAGGCACACTGCCCAGTGACACATACATCCAACTCCTCCTACGATGAGGGCTTCCTTGGAGCCACAGTGTGCCATGGCTCGCTCTGTGATCTCCACTAGCATTGCAAACACAGTTTCCTGTGGAAGACAGACAAGGGGGAGACATCAGAGCAGCATCCCACCTTAGTTCAGCTCTACTCTAGACTAAGTTTTGCATCCCAGCTTTTCACTCTTTTACCTGTAAGGAGAAACACAGGTCTTCAGGAGTACATTCCCCTGTGGCCAGCATTTTCTGCGCTACATCCTGCAATTAAAGGGGGGGAGACAACCCAAAGGATGAATACCGACATGAGGctttcatgaaaacaaaaattcctgCACTTGAAAGGATAGCTGACTTCATTACAACTGACATTATAGGAGTGCTGCACCCCACATCAtcttcttttgttaatttttattttcaagcctTTTTCCCATGTAGGGAGGAACTGTTTTCCCTATAATATGTAGTGCCCGGTACACAGAAGGTATACAGTACCTGCTACATAATCTATCTAGCACCTATTATGAGTGAATGCTTAGGTAAGAAATAAACAGTGAGCAAAGTGGACACATCACTTTTAAAAGCAGGGGTGTGCTCCTGTCTGGTTACCACTCTCACACTCACCTCGATGAAAGACAGAATCCCTGAGAATGAGACATCCATCCCCTTTACAGTGTATGGCAGCTCAACTAGCTTCTTGCCTCTATGTAGAAATGAATAAAGGCACTAAACCTAGAGTCAGCTGGCTGCTCGCCCTCCAAAGCCCCTCCCAAACCGCattaatatatatgaaaagaaagcTCTAAAGCACGAGCGGCCAGTGCTCTTCAACTGTATGTCCTCTTACCGCTTTGCCATCTGCTCAATGTTGTAGCCTGGACTTGGGTCATTGGAAATCTAccagaaggagagagaagcagagaaccaGGAATGCATCATGTAAAATGCATTCTTCTACACACGTGAATATACTCATCACTCTGGGGTTCCTCCCCAAATAAAGGTGAGGAAAAGCAAccagtatatatttttataaattgtaCACTTACAGAGGAACAAACATTTTCTTGTAACAAGTAATAGATACATATAGACACAAATGCTTAATTTCCTACCCGTTAAATAAAGTGGCAGAGAAGGAAGTTAGATTTGCAAGAAGCCCAAGATCTAAAAATACCAGTtcctgccttttatttctttttgttccccAGACTGACATCAATGGCTTACCTTCAGCACTCGAGCAAAACGATCCAGACAATTTCCCACAGCAATATCAATAGTTTCCCCAAAGATGCGGTAACGATGTTCTGAGTAGGAAATCACCTAAGAATGATGAGAATGCCCTTGAAACTTCATGTCTATAaagagtgtttagctgtggaaaGAAAGTAGCACAGTGCCAACACCAGACATTCCAGTAAGAAAGGGAAGTTGTCTACAGTGGCTGTGCAGTGAAGTTTAACGCCAGCCTAGACATATAGCAAGGCCCCgtctcaagaaaaccaaacagaTGCTGGCAAAATGGCCCAGTAAGCCAAAACACTTGCCTTGTGAGCTTAGAGACcggagtttgatccctagaacccacgtAAAGGTAGACTACTGAAGGGTTGTTCCCACCCACACCTACTCGCCCACATctcacacatatcatacacacacaaaataaacccaAGTATGATCAAGATATTATATATAAGTATGAGGTTgccaaacaataataataataaatttcaaagaaCTAACAAACCAGTGCTTACTTTGCAGCACATACTAAAATTGTAATGATGCAGAGAAGATTAACAGGGCCCCGTACAAAGATTATACAAACTCATCAAACATCCCATAGAATGTAGcctaacaaacaaacagaaaccacgCATAGatagacatagatagatagacagacagacagacagacagacagaaacagacacagacacacacacaccaaaaacaaaccctaaaaataagaattcaaaacaaagccaaacagagcttgttgtggtgacccacacaAGACATtcttcaagaaacagaaaaaaagtaggCCAGGCATGGCGGtgcaaacctgtaatctcagcacttgggaagagttAGGAAGATCAAAATAATACAGGGAAAACCTTCTaccacagtgagaccttgtcacgaacagcataaaacaacaaaaatggaaggCTGgtgatcccagctacttgggcagaggagggaggacGAGTCTGGGGCTGGGTTATCTGGAGAGTCTAGTTTTCAGAAAAGGAATGGAATGGGGTggttaaatgaagaaaaatatatttgtggaGTTAAAGAGATGGCCCAACAGGTAAatctctgactgctcttccaaagcacctgggttcaattcccagcacccacatggtggctcacaattgtctattaactccagttccccacatctgaagccctcttctgatcttccttgggctcctgcacacatgcaggtaaaacacgcacgcaattaaaaaaaaaaaaaaaaagacattatctTGAACGGCTAAATCcacattccttcctttttaaactgGAAACTCTAGTTGCACGTGcaaagttttaatattttaattctcCTCCAAAACTTGCAACTCTATACTTGTTGTGTTGTCTACAGTATCTTAGGTCCAGAGCCTGGCTTTGTCTTTGCAGCTCCTATGACTGAGGTGGAATACCTCAGAAGTACCATGAAACATAAAGGTTACTCTTAAATACCTGAGTATTTCCTCCGCTGACATACAAAACAGTTGGGCTAATGGCTCCAGTGATGAGGCGGCCCATTTCAATGTGGCCTATGCAGTGGTTCACACCTACCAAAGGCTTATTCCACAACTGGGCCACAGTACGGGCAACGACAGCTACAGAAGCCAATGGGGCTCCCATACCAGGACCTAACAGGGTACAAATGGGAATTAGAGTGCTAGACATTAGGAAAACCAGGTGAAGAAAGAAGATCTGAGAATGTGGATAGCGGTAGCTCTGTCCATATTCCTCCCTTGCTGACCACTCTCCCAGACTTACCTTTGGTGTAAGCAATGCAATCAATGTCCTGGGAGGTTAACCCAGCTTCTGTCAGTGCCTCTTGCAGTAGGTCTAGAATAACAGCTCGATGGTGCCGGGCTGTGTCACCTGGAAGGAACCCTAAGGAAAGGCATACAGATCAAGAACCGGAAGAAGGTAGGTATTAGGTTAGTGCAAAGGGAACTGTGATATGGGGCTATAAATTTTAAACCATTATAACTAAgttcaaacatatttttattaatcaaaacaggaagtttttttttttccccctgagacatttctctgtgtagttttggagcctatcctgacactcactctgtagaccaccaagctggcctcaaagtcacagagatccgcttgcctcggagtgctgggattaaaggcatgcaccaccgctaCCTGGCCTCCAAACAGGAATTATTTTAATCAACatgttttgtcaaaaaaaaaaatccaaaacaaacaaacaaacaaacaaaaaaacagtctgTTAGCCGGTCGgtagtggctcatacctttaatcccagcacttgggaagcagaggcaggcggatctctgtgaattcaggaccagcttggtctacaagagctagttccaggacagtctcaaaagccacagaaaaaccctgtctctgaaaaaccaaataaaaataataaaaaaagaaacaaaaaacccaaaacaaatccccacaaataacaaaataaacaaacaaaaaacaagaccaaaaaaaaattagtttgttTATTCCCAAAAGCAAACCCATGTTTCAACATACTCTCAGAAAGCACCTTGTGCATCCTGCTGGCTGTGGAAATGTTTCCAAAAGGTTTTCAAGATGCTGAAGAAGCTGGGGTCAGTTCAATTCATTCAGGTTTTGAAGCACATAGTCAGGCCTTGTTCTGAACCGGGCCCTTTCTGTTCACCAACGATGACTGCAGGGGCTGCACCTCGATGATGTGCTGAACAAACTTCTCAAATGTGATTCTTTCATCGGGACTTAGAAAGCTACAGTGGATCAGGGCCCCAGCACACCACCAGTGACCGGGACCTCTTTTGGTTAAAGTTTGGCTTTGGGAAGTGCTTTGAGGCCACTAAGCTGGTTGTGGCCAGTTTCCCATACAAACCACTTTTTGTTATTGTCACAATCTGTTTGAGAAATGGTTTGTGAATGAGAGCTGAAGACAAtggctgttttgatttttagtctGTTTATGAGGCATCAACTTATTGAGTTTTGTATTTAAAACTTTCCAGCTGACTTCAAACAGCCAACACTCACTGCctgctacacaatgagttctTGGGCAAGTTTTTCTGTAGCTGTAAGATCGGCTTCCACAGCTGCTCACAATAAATAGGTCATGGTGAAGTTCTAATAGCAAGGTATTTCAGAGCTCTGGT
The Cricetulus griseus strain 17A/GY chromosome 1 unlocalized genomic scaffold, alternate assembly CriGri-PICRH-1.0 chr1_1, whole genome shotgun sequence genome window above contains:
- the Osgep gene encoding probable tRNA N6-adenosine threonylcarbamoyltransferase isoform X3; protein product: MPAVLGFEGSANKIGVGVVRDGKVLANPRRTYVTAPGTGFLPGDTARHHRAVILDLLQEALTEAGLTSQDIDCIAYTKGPGMGAPLASVAVVARTVAQLWNKPLVGVNHCIGHIEMGRLITGAISPTVLYVSGGNTQVISYSEHRYRIFGETIDIAVGNCLDRFARVLKISNDPSPGYNIEQMAKRGKKLVELPYTVKGMDVSFSGILSFIEDVAQKMLATGECTPEDLCFSLQETVFAMLVEITERAMAHCGSKEALIVGGVGCNVRLQEMMAAMCQERGAQLFATDERFCIDNGAMIAQAGWEMFQAGHRTPLRESGITQSVALRPSFSERLLLLTPGEEA
- the Osgep gene encoding probable tRNA N6-adenosine threonylcarbamoyltransferase isoform X1 codes for the protein MPAVLGFEGSANKIGVGVVRDGKVLANPRRTYVTAPGTGFLPGDTARHHRAVILDLLQEALTEAGLTSQDIDCIAYTKGPGMGAPLASVAVVARTVAQLWNKPLVGVNHCIGHIEMGRLITGAISPTVLYVSGGNTQVISYSEHRYRIFGETIDIAVGNCLDRFARVLKISNDPSPGYNIEQMAKRGKKLVELPYTVKGMDVSFSGILSFIEDVAQKMLATGECTPEDLCFSLQETVFAMLVEITERAMAHCGSKEALIVGGVGCNVRLQEMMAAMCQERGAQLFATDERFCIDNGAMIAQAGWEMFQAGHRTPLRESGITQSVALRPSFSERLLLLTPGGESFTSMYRWAWRWCSISSFFPSSVSLRQGLSM
- the Osgep gene encoding probable tRNA N6-adenosine threonylcarbamoyltransferase isoform X5, which translates into the protein MGAPLASVAVVARTVAQLWNKPLVGVNHCIGHIEMGRLITGAISPTVLYVSGGNTQVISYSEHRYRIFGETIDIAVGNCLDRFARVLKISNDPSPGYNIEQMAKRGKKLVELPYTVKGMDVSFSGILSFIEDVAQKMLATGECTPEDLCFSLQETVFAMLVEITERAMAHCGSKEALIVGGVGCNVRLQEMMAAMCQERGAQLFATDERFCIDNGAMIAQAGWEMFQAGHRTPLRESGITQSVALRPSFSERLLLLTPGGESFTSMYRWAWRWCSISSFFPSSVSLRQGLSM
- the Osgep gene encoding probable tRNA N6-adenosine threonylcarbamoyltransferase isoform X2, which produces MPAVLGFEGSANKIGVGVVRDGKVLANPRRTYVTAPGTGFLPGDTARHHRAVILDLLQEALTEAGLTSQDIDCIAYTKGPGMGAPLASVAVVARTVAQLWNKPLVGVNHCIGHIEMGRLITGAISPTVLYVSGGNTQVISYSEHRYRIFGETIDIAVGNCLDRFARVLKISNDPSPGYNIEQMAKRGKKLVELPYTVKGMDVSFSGILSFIEDVAQKMLATGECTPEDLCFSLQETVFAMLVEITERAMAHCGSKEALIVGGVGCNVRLQEMMAAMCQERGAQLFATDERFCIDNGAMIAQAGWEMFQAGHRTPLRESGITQSVALRPSFSERLLLLTPGASPKMTFCCTMSLDLLEPQLAPSMGYL
- the Osgep gene encoding probable tRNA N6-adenosine threonylcarbamoyltransferase isoform X4; its protein translation is MPAVLGFEGSANKIGVGVVRDGKVLANPRRTYVTAPGTGFLPGDTARHHRAVILDLLQEALTEAGLTSQDIDCIAYTKGPGMGAPLASVAVVARTVAQLWNKPLVGVNHCIGHIEMGRLITGAISPTVLYVSGGNTQVISYSEHRYRIFGETIDIAVGNCLDRFARVLKISNDPSPGYNIEQMAKRGKKLVELPYTVKGMDVSFSGILSFIEDVAQKMLATGECTPEDLCFSLQETVFAMLVEITERAMAHCGSKEALIVGGVGCNVRLQEMMAAMCQERGAQLFATDERFCIDNGAMIAQAGWEMFQAGHRTPLRESGITQRYRTDEVEVTWRD